TGAGAGTAGTATGCAAACATTATCGTTTCGTGCACATTTACGACACGTGGAGCGATGCCATCAGCGCGGCATGGTGTATGATGGGAAATATGCAGCCTTGGTATGACATGTTCGTTGAGTTAATGGACAAAGATATTGAGCAATTATGAGCCTACATTTCATTTCCGGTAAGCCCGGTGGCGGTAAGTCTTATTATGCAGTCAAGTTGCTGGCGGATGAGCTGCGGCTAAGTAAAAGGGACATAGCGACGAATCTGCCACTAAACTTAGGCAATCTTGCGGAACATCTGCACTCAAAGTATGGCCAAACGTTCGACATGAACACTCGGCTCCGTATTCTCACGCAAGAAGAAGCGGCGGAGTTTTGGCTGCATCCGTGCAACGGTGTGGACCTGACAGAAAGAGTCACGGTTCAAGTCAGGGAAAAGTCCGTGTCACAGGTGGACTATTCAAAGCGTCCGCCAACAGGAACGGTGTTCTTTATTGATGAAGTCCATATTTACTTCAACGCGCGCGGGTGGCAGAACACCGGGGAAGATTGTATTTTCTATATCTCGCAACATCGAAAACTTGGCGACGATATTATTGCAATCACGCAGCACGTTGGAAATGTCGATAAGCAGTTCCGCACCATGACTCAGGATTACACCTATTTGCGAAATCTGAACAAAGAGAGGATGGGAATCTTCCGTTCATTTCCGGTGGTAATGCGCTCAACCTATGCGGAGCCTTACACCGGCCAGCAAAAGGCCCAAGAAACGGGGGCTTTTCGGTTGGACGTGACCGGACTCTGCACGTGCTACGAAACGAATGCTGGCGTAGGAGTGCATTCCCGCTCCGATGGCGATAAGACTGAGCGGCGTCGCGGCGTCCATATTGGGTGGATGATAGCTGGAATCGTCGTGATAGGGATATTAGCAATGTTCGTTCCTCATCTCATGGGGAAAGGCGTAACAACGTTATTCTCGCCGGGCAAACCGAAATCGGAACCCAAGATGGAGAGTAAAGGTTACGACGGCGTAACTGCGTCACGACCCGCCCCCGTCGTCGAGTCGAGGCCGGCGCCTGCGGTGGCGGTCCCGCAAGTAAGCACGAACACGCCCCCGCCTCCTTCGCCAATCGTGGCGGCTACGGTGCTGGGTGGTGCGTGGAACGTTTGGTTAGCTAACGGCTCCCGTTACACGCAAGGAGCAGATGACGGCATGACTGCCCTGTCTAAGCGCGGAGCGCAAATAGATGGAATCTTGCATCCTTGGAAAATCCCGGCGCCATTAGGCGCGGATTACAGGGAACTGCCCGCGCCAAAATACTCCGTTCCGCAATATGACTATACGAGGCCGACCAGAGTCCAGCTGAGTCGCCAGTGAGCGGAAACGCGAAAACGGAAGGATGACTGGCGAAGCAACGCCCGCGCAGCGGAAAAATTTTGAGCCGAAGTGTCTACTTTTGAGACAGTTACGACGGCGTAACCGTGGTTGTTCCATGTGGAACAAAGGCAAAGAAAGAATTTGACTTCTGCCGCTATATGGGTTATCTTCTACCCATGCTAAGCAAGCCACTTAACCAACCGCCCCTGAGGGGCGGGGCTTGCG
This DNA window, taken from Gammaproteobacteria bacterium, encodes the following:
- a CDS encoding hypothetical protein (Evidence 5 : Unknown function) encodes the protein MLRDCNNIVAKFSMLRDIENTIFPGVLPPARVEVNMDFINKEHRSCWRTL
- a CDS encoding hypothetical protein (Evidence 5 : Unknown function) — translated: MDAATPLSLIAIGAGMHSYASIRFVARAESGHVQPKSPRFLGLLLAGVRLRIG
- a CDS encoding hypothetical protein (Evidence 5 : Unknown function); the protein is MARAVPCNPRLMAPGFSKDARFHLFALRA